Proteins from a genomic interval of Clostridia bacterium:
- a CDS encoding Clostripain family protein: MFDLKMKALAKILAIIIAAAMLFCLAACGSDSDSSGSQSSSSLTAKGLNMSVNRSTGRLTMDRPEGASGESMGEAGTWTIFVYLCGTDLESKYGMGTNDLQEMINADGSDSVRFVVQTGGASKWQNDVVENGKIQRFLVQDGELYALDEGPAADMGSVDTFYDFLSWGVENYASEHMGVIFWNHGGGSITGICFDEQNEFDSLSLKDLDLAFAAVYENMTQKFDFIGFDACLMGTLETANILASYADYMYGSEESEPGYGWDYTAIGSYLAANPDADAASLGEVVCDSFYKSCADIGQESGATLAVIDLSYMDELVADFNTFAQNMYESAEDPDSLVYMVRGIEGAENFGGNNKSEGYTNMVDLGALVSACAPYTEGADEVLSSLDNAVVYRIAGDTHKNASGLSLYYPLSVQGSEELTIFGGVCVSPYYLSFIDRQNYGGVNQGSTQGYSDEYWYDEDGNWNWASEGSGDQEYWEYVDSYEVTGESSLITFEQEPILDDEGDFWFVLDDDGYYYASNVYGYVYELSEDGEDLIELGETYDIIIDWDNGYFCDDFDGYWMSLPDGQNLATYIVEVTDDAIIYTSPIFLNDEQTNLRLRQTFDGDITIEGAWAGIDENGMAAKDIVQLKEGDKIVPIYYSYAVNSDDESYYYGGEYVFEGAPEIYYDIMESADYLFAFCIDDIYGDYYLTEYVMFNVEENGDVYYYEW, from the coding sequence GTGTTTGATTTGAAAATGAAAGCTTTGGCAAAAATACTGGCAATAATAATTGCCGCAGCCATGCTTTTCTGTCTTGCGGCATGCGGCTCCGATTCGGACAGCTCGGGCTCGCAGAGTTCGTCGTCGCTTACCGCAAAAGGACTCAATATGTCCGTGAACCGCTCGACCGGACGGCTCACGATGGACCGCCCCGAAGGCGCGTCCGGAGAAAGCATGGGAGAAGCGGGCACTTGGACGATATTCGTTTATCTGTGCGGCACCGATCTTGAATCAAAATACGGCATGGGAACGAACGACCTGCAGGAGATGATAAACGCCGACGGAAGCGACAGCGTACGTTTTGTAGTACAGACGGGCGGAGCGTCCAAATGGCAGAACGACGTAGTTGAAAACGGAAAGATACAGCGCTTCCTCGTACAGGACGGAGAGCTTTACGCGCTCGACGAAGGACCCGCGGCCGATATGGGCAGCGTCGATACGTTTTACGACTTTTTGAGCTGGGGCGTTGAAAATTACGCATCGGAGCATATGGGCGTAATATTCTGGAACCACGGCGGCGGCAGCATCACGGGAATCTGCTTCGACGAGCAGAACGAATTTGATTCGCTCTCGCTCAAAGACCTTGACCTGGCGTTTGCGGCCGTTTACGAGAACATGACGCAGAAGTTCGACTTCATCGGCTTCGACGCCTGCCTTATGGGTACGCTCGAGACGGCCAACATACTTGCTTCGTATGCCGATTATATGTACGGCTCGGAAGAGTCGGAGCCGGGATACGGCTGGGATTATACCGCCATAGGCTCCTACCTTGCGGCAAATCCCGATGCTGACGCAGCCTCGCTCGGAGAGGTGGTATGCGACAGCTTCTATAAGTCCTGCGCGGATATAGGCCAGGAGAGCGGCGCGACGCTTGCCGTTATAGACCTTTCGTATATGGACGAACTTGTTGCCGATTTCAACACCTTTGCGCAGAATATGTACGAGTCGGCAGAGGACCCCGACTCTCTTGTTTACATGGTGCGCGGCATAGAGGGCGCGGAAAACTTCGGCGGCAATAATAAGAGCGAGGGTTATACGAATATGGTAGACCTCGGTGCGCTCGTTTCGGCGTGCGCTCCCTACACGGAAGGTGCGGACGAGGTGCTTTCGTCGCTTGACAACGCCGTAGTTTACCGCATAGCGGGCGACACTCATAAGAATGCATCCGGACTTTCGCTTTATTATCCGTTAAGCGTACAGGGCTCCGAGGAGCTTACGATATTCGGCGGCGTGTGCGTGAGCCCCTATTATCTGTCGTTTATCGACAGGCAGAATTATGGCGGCGTAAATCAGGGCAGTACGCAGGGTTACAGCGACGAATACTGGTACGACGAGGACGGCAACTGGAACTGGGCTTCCGAGGGGAGCGGCGACCAGGAATACTGGGAGTATGTCGATTCCTATGAAGTTACCGGCGAAAGCTCGCTAATCACGTTTGAACAGGAGCCGATACTCGACGACGAAGGCGACTTCTGGTTCGTGCTCGACGATGACGGCTATTATTACGCGTCGAACGTTTACGGATACGTTTACGAGCTTTCCGAAGACGGCGAGGACTTGATAGAGCTTGGCGAAACGTATGATATAATAATCGACTGGGACAACGGATATTTCTGCGATGACTTTGACGGCTACTGGATGTCGCTTCCCGACGGACAGAATCTTGCTACATATATAGTTGAAGTGACTGACGACGCAATAATCTACACTTCGCCCATATTCTTAAACGACGAGCAGACTAATCTGCGACTGCGGCAGACGTTCGACGGCGATATTACGATAGAGGGCGCATGGGCCGGCATTGACGAGAACGGTATGGCAGCAAAAGACATAGTACAGCTTAAAGAGGGCGACAAGATAGTGCCTATCTATTATTCGTATGCTGTAAACAGCGATGATGAGTCCTACTATTACGGCGGAGAATACGTATTCGAAGGCGCGCCCGAGATATATTACGACATTATGGAGAGCGCCGATTATCTTTTCGCATTCTGCATAGACGATATTTACGGCGACTATTATCTCACTGAATACGTTATGTTCAACGTGGAGGAGAACGGCGACGTATATTACTACGAGTGGTAA
- a CDS encoding S-layer homology domain-containing protein, which produces MKRVLTLILSAAIVICSLGVGVFAAAGTAFSVKAPDVMPKSGETFTVTVDISGNTAFYAAQFTLSYNTAELVCTNAAEGALLEDKLAVYNPDGDGGAVVAAASERGVKGDGTLAVYTFEALKDVTDYGLAITVNELADENGSAIPYTVEDFSPASQPDDNGKTDNGKTDNGETDNGKTDNGKTDNGKTDNGETDNGKTDNGKTDNGETDNGKTDNGNNAPAVVSFSDTKGHWGEQYIEKAVQAGLFKGYEDGSFGPDIPVTRAQYVTVLWRMAGTPAPAGMAPFADITTQSEEFKSAISWAYEKGYVNGTSPDTFEPNASLTREAAMKILFGYAGAQSGMEMMFTGIYDEAFNDSADISAWAKEPMYWGVYKSIISGTGEGQLSPKGTATRAQLAKILIEFTEKN; this is translated from the coding sequence ATGAAAAGGGTTCTCACATTGATTTTGTCTGCTGCCATTGTAATATGCTCGTTGGGCGTGGGCGTATTTGCAGCGGCAGGCACGGCTTTTTCGGTGAAAGCGCCCGACGTCATGCCCAAAAGCGGCGAGACGTTTACCGTAACGGTGGATATAAGCGGGAATACGGCTTTTTATGCGGCACAGTTCACACTTTCGTATAATACGGCCGAGCTTGTCTGCACCAACGCTGCAGAGGGCGCGCTTTTGGAGGATAAGCTTGCCGTATATAATCCCGACGGCGACGGCGGCGCGGTAGTAGCGGCAGCTTCGGAGCGCGGCGTGAAGGGCGACGGCACACTTGCTGTTTATACCTTTGAGGCGCTCAAAGACGTTACGGATTACGGACTGGCGATCACGGTAAACGAGCTTGCCGATGAAAACGGCAGCGCGATACCTTATACGGTCGAAGATTTTTCGCCTGCGTCACAACCTGATGACAACGGCAAGACCGACAACGGTAAGACCGACAATGGCGAAACCGACAACGGTAAGACCGACAACGGCAAGACCGACAACGGTAAAACCGACAATGGCGAAACCGACAACGGTAAGACCGACAACGGTAAGACCGATAACGGCGAAACCGACAACGGTAAGACCGACAACGGCAATAACGCGCCCGCGGTTGTAAGCTTCAGCGACACTAAGGGACACTGGGGTGAACAATACATAGAAAAAGCCGTACAGGCAGGACTTTTCAAAGGATATGAAGACGGCTCATTCGGGCCCGACATCCCCGTGACGCGCGCACAGTATGTTACGGTGCTTTGGCGCATGGCGGGAACTCCCGCACCGGCAGGGATGGCTCCGTTCGCCGATATTACGACTCAGAGCGAGGAATTCAAGTCGGCGATATCGTGGGCATATGAAAAGGGATACGTAAACGGCACGTCCCCCGATACGTTCGAGCCGAACGCTTCGCTTACGAGAGAAGCGGCAATGAAGATACTCTTCGGCTATGCAGGCGCTCAGAGCGGCATGGAGATGATGTTCACCGGCATTTATGACGAGGCGTTTAATGACAGTGCGGACATATCCGCATGGGCAAAGGAACCCATGTACTGGGGAGTATACAAGAGCATAATATCAGGCACGGGCGAGGGACAGCTTTCCCCCAAGGGAACGGCTACCAGAGCTCAGCTTGCCAAGATACTTATTGAATTCACAGAGAAAAACTGA
- a CDS encoding dockerin type I repeat-containing protein, with protein MKKVIVCLIVGVLLMTMCVGALAAGDSGIQNAKVEAAYSSVITVTPSADKATVAYSSAKSGSDYVIMVMTDTSGVPTEANLEYIDEVRATSATVSFSVYPKNLTSGTTYYVYMSSNAAGSLATDITSLVRVASFEYKAAYVLGDVNEDTYITPTDALFALQAAAGNRTLSDSQKLAADANKDTFVTPTDALFILQAAAGNRTLS; from the coding sequence ATGAAAAAAGTAATTGTTTGTCTGATCGTGGGCGTGCTTCTTATGACTATGTGTGTGGGCGCGCTTGCGGCGGGGGATTCCGGCATCCAAAACGCCAAGGTCGAGGCTGCTTATTCAAGCGTTATCACGGTAACGCCGTCTGCCGATAAAGCAACCGTTGCATACAGCAGCGCAAAATCCGGCAGCGATTATGTTATTATGGTAATGACCGACACGAGCGGCGTTCCGACAGAGGCTAATCTCGAGTACATCGACGAAGTGAGGGCGACTTCCGCGACCGTAAGCTTTTCGGTTTATCCGAAGAACTTAACGAGCGGAACGACGTATTACGTATATATGTCGAGCAATGCAGCAGGCTCGCTTGCAACAGATATAACGAGCCTCGTGCGCGTAGCTTCGTTTGAGTACAAGGCGGCTTACGTTCTCGGCGACGTAAACGAGGACACTTACATTACGCCTACCGACGCACTGTTCGCTTTGCAGGCGGCTGCAGGCAACCGTACGCTCAGCGACAGTCAAAAGCTTGCGGCTGACGCAAATAAGGATACTTTTGTAACTCCTACCGACGCGCTGTTTATTTTACAGGCGGCAGCAGGCAATCGCACGTTATCATAA
- a CDS encoding S-layer homology domain-containing protein, which yields MKKILAVVLAILMVVTFLPAAMAAGWSDSAPTVSLSVSDPDAENIIQATVSVSASKMITAYALTVEYDSDVVDVAADKGTYVDEMSESTIGLTLAGDGLKISDSFQYNVNRAGAASGKKLFYIGDARAAGISKNGFTATMYFKVKDGAEGTAAFALSNDIVGGSKMFEVGNADGETIEFPSSGTTASVSIPVTKLTLSGSVTTPAKGATDASAITETAGNATVAVTWDPALSGGTFAANTAYTATVTVTPATGVTFADTVDVTGLTGYTFTKSGSNYVATKTFPKTADKTATALTITTPPTKTTYGAGDVLDKAGMVATATFDDASTADVTDETTITYASGTAFSKGDTSVTVGYEGLTTTLSGLTVGGKSVTVTVADIPDVEYTGSAIEPAVTVTCTEATLVKDTDYTIAYASNTNVGTATVTVSPITTSDYVFAPVTKTFEITGASLDESKFTVDTADKAYTGSPITTTVTAVGYTEGTDYTVAYSENTNAGTATVTISGNGGFGGTITKNFTITPAVLTMTATAADKAYDGTVAATVTAGALTGIIGTDDVSVAEATAAGSFADANVGTAKAVTLDAGFTLTGAQAANYTLTQPTGLTANITKAAASDETENVSIRYGATQTVDLSAKVKEGSTPGTLTVADADSILSYPPSMTANVLSLTIADDAALEGKTATVTIPVTGTNYDDYNIVVTVTVTAKDAQVIDASDATFTYGDTGKSITASVTTGDGALSYALKSGTAVAVDAATGALTINGAGTAVVTVTAAETTSYAPESKDVNVTINKADITVTAKDRTINRGGIVPDLSAPVEGTDYTVTGLVGTDVLGGTVAMKYQQSGSDVTPVNTAAGTYDIVISGATAPDTTNYNDPTFVNGTFKVNASSGGGGGGGGSSASSDTYYKISTTTPQNGTINVSALTSMAGRTITITAAPAEGYAVENVTVTDKYGNKVSVTATENNKFTFLMAKSDVTVSATFKQSGEVVPPDENKGFTDVNEDDYFYAPVNWAAEKGITSGTSATTFSPTLDCTRGQIVTFLYRAAGQPALSEDAVNPFTDVAENAYYRDAVVWAANMGITTGTTATTFDPDAIISRGQMITFLYRYAGGTNPGTENPFNDVSEGEYYYDAVMWGVANSITTGTTEHTFSPDSPCNRGQTVTFLYRLLGE from the coding sequence ATGAAGAAAATTTTGGCAGTCGTGCTTGCGATACTTATGGTCGTAACATTCCTGCCGGCAGCAATGGCTGCAGGCTGGTCAGACAGCGCGCCTACGGTTTCGCTTTCGGTTTCGGATCCCGACGCCGAGAACATAATCCAGGCTACTGTAAGCGTATCGGCGTCAAAAATGATCACCGCTTACGCATTGACGGTCGAGTACGATTCTGACGTGGTAGACGTTGCCGCGGACAAGGGTACTTACGTTGACGAGATGAGCGAGAGTACGATAGGTCTTACGCTTGCGGGCGATGGCCTTAAGATCTCGGATTCATTCCAGTATAACGTGAACCGCGCCGGCGCGGCAAGCGGCAAGAAACTGTTCTATATCGGCGACGCAAGAGCGGCAGGTATATCTAAGAACGGCTTTACCGCAACGATGTACTTTAAGGTTAAAGACGGCGCCGAAGGTACGGCGGCATTTGCTCTGTCAAACGATATCGTTGGCGGATCTAAAATGTTTGAAGTAGGCAATGCAGACGGTGAAACCATAGAGTTCCCGTCGTCGGGCACAACGGCAAGCGTTTCCATCCCCGTAACGAAGCTGACGCTTTCCGGCTCTGTTACGACTCCCGCAAAGGGCGCGACCGATGCATCTGCCATCACCGAGACGGCAGGCAATGCTACAGTAGCCGTAACGTGGGATCCCGCACTTTCGGGCGGCACCTTCGCAGCTAACACTGCTTACACCGCTACCGTTACCGTAACTCCGGCTACCGGCGTTACGTTTGCAGATACAGTCGATGTAACGGGACTTACGGGTTACACCTTTACTAAGAGCGGCTCCAACTATGTTGCTACCAAGACTTTCCCGAAGACGGCAGACAAGACTGCTACCGCTCTTACGATCACCACGCCTCCCACCAAGACGACTTACGGCGCGGGAGACGTTCTCGATAAGGCGGGAATGGTAGCTACCGCAACGTTTGACGATGCTTCCACTGCAGACGTTACGGATGAAACGACGATAACGTATGCATCGGGTACTGCGTTCTCAAAGGGCGATACTTCCGTAACGGTCGGCTACGAGGGTCTCACGACGACGCTTAGCGGTCTTACCGTAGGCGGCAAGTCCGTTACCGTGACTGTAGCAGATATTCCCGATGTTGAGTACACGGGCAGCGCAATAGAGCCCGCTGTTACCGTGACATGCACTGAAGCAACTCTCGTTAAGGATACCGACTACACCATAGCTTACGCTTCCAATACCAATGTAGGTACGGCAACCGTGACCGTTTCGCCTATTACGACGAGCGACTATGTATTTGCTCCCGTAACGAAGACGTTTGAAATAACGGGCGCATCGCTTGACGAAAGCAAATTCACGGTAGACACGGCAGACAAAGCTTATACCGGCTCACCGATAACGACCACCGTTACGGCTGTGGGCTATACCGAGGGCACCGACTACACCGTAGCTTACAGCGAGAACACGAACGCAGGTACTGCTACCGTGACCATAAGCGGCAACGGCGGCTTCGGCGGCACTATAACGAAAAACTTCACTATAACTCCTGCAGTCCTCACCATGACGGCAACGGCAGCAGATAAGGCTTACGACGGTACGGTAGCTGCTACCGTAACGGCAGGCGCTCTTACCGGCATAATCGGTACCGACGACGTATCCGTAGCCGAGGCAACTGCTGCAGGTTCGTTTGCCGATGCAAACGTAGGCACTGCAAAGGCTGTAACGCTTGATGCAGGCTTCACGCTCACCGGCGCGCAAGCGGCAAACTATACGCTTACTCAGCCCACCGGCCTTACCGCAAACATAACGAAGGCAGCAGCTTCCGATGAGACTGAGAACGTATCTATACGCTACGGCGCAACTCAAACTGTTGACCTTAGCGCTAAGGTAAAGGAAGGCAGCACGCCGGGTACACTTACTGTGGCCGATGCAGACAGCATATTATCATATCCTCCGAGCATGACGGCAAACGTTCTCTCGCTTACCATAGCTGACGACGCTGCACTCGAAGGAAAGACTGCGACTGTAACGATACCCGTGACCGGTACGAATTATGATGATTACAACATAGTGGTGACCGTGACCGTTACCGCTAAGGACGCACAGGTAATAGACGCTTCCGACGCAACGTTTACATACGGCGATACCGGCAAGTCGATAACGGCTTCCGTTACGACCGGCGACGGCGCTCTCTCCTATGCGTTAAAGAGCGGCACGGCAGTAGCGGTTGACGCGGCTACCGGCGCGCTCACCATTAACGGCGCAGGCACTGCAGTCGTTACCGTGACCGCTGCTGAGACGACGTCTTACGCTCCGGAAAGCAAGGACGTAAACGTAACGATAAACAAAGCCGACATAACCGTAACGGCTAAGGACAGAACCATCAACAGAGGCGGCATAGTTCCGGATCTTTCCGCACCTGTAGAGGGTACCGACTATACGGTTACCGGTCTTGTTGGCACTGACGTTCTGGGCGGCACTGTTGCAATGAAGTATCAGCAGTCCGGATCGGACGTAACGCCCGTAAACACTGCTGCAGGAACGTATGACATAGTTATCTCGGGAGCAACGGCGCCCGATACGACTAACTACAACGATCCCACGTTTGTAAACGGTACGTTCAAAGTCAATGCTTCCAGCGGCGGCGGAGGCGGCGGAGGCGGTTCTTCCGCGTCGAGCGATACTTATTATAAGATAAGTACGACCACGCCTCAGAACGGTACGATAAACGTAAGCGCACTCACCTCGATGGCAGGACGCACGATCACGATAACGGCGGCTCCCGCAGAAGGATATGCTGTTGAAAATGTGACCGTAACCGATAAATACGGCAATAAAGTATCCGTTACCGCAACGGAAAACAACAAGTTCACATTCCTTATGGCGAAGAGCGATGTTACGGTAAGCGCAACCTTTAAGCAGAGCGGCGAGGTAGTTCCTCCCGACGAGAATAAGGGATTTACCGACGTTAACGAGGACGACTACTTCTATGCACCCGTTAATTGGGCGGCTGAGAAGGGAATAACCTCGGGAACGTCCGCAACGACGTTCAGTCCCACTTTGGACTGCACTCGCGGCCAGATAGTAACGTTCCTTTACAGAGCGGCAGGTCAGCCCGCATTGAGCGAGGATGCGGTAAATCCGTTCACCGATGTTGCTGAAAACGCATATTATCGTGACGCAGTCGTATGGGCTGCTAATATGGGAATAACGACCGGCACAACTGCCACTACGTTCGATCCCGATGCGATCATATCGCGCGGCCAGATGATAACCTTCCTGTATCGTTACGCAGGCGGTACCAATCCGGGCACGGAAAATCCGTTTAACGACGTTTCCGAAGGTGAATACTACTATGACGCAGTTATGTGGGGCGTAGCCAACAGCATAACTACGGGCACCACCGAACACACCTTCTCGCCTGACAGCCCGTGCAACAGAGGTCAGACCGTGACCTTCCTGTATCGCTTACTCGGCGAGTAA
- a CDS encoding S-layer homology domain-containing protein has protein sequence MKKRKVLALLLAIAMVTAMLPVAAMAASDIDGHWAQQAMQSFIDDGYLKGYEEGTYGPDVSISRAEYAALINRVTGLSDASASLDAYTDVSPEQWFYTDIKTALTAGYMNGTSPTTMSPMNTITREQAVTMVARVLNLPEADESILDSFADSDKISQYAKGAFAAMVQAGYLQGNEAGEIMPQRALSRAEGVTLLYRTEGALKDALNNTLESENNENNDDTQTTKTDANTSGGSSSGGSSGGGGGGSSRITSGYVLMNIPYDEFYKAELGENDPTVDAVTSATRNKPRTGTLAGGSYHVNSDGSDITGIIYPVYVRDMSRLSGYTKITDESSVDITVTNRGQTTTTTYSGKDALFESASYSYYVMTGVPARYKIWNEDGTFSAVMGKASSVEGVEAEVTVGARHADIEISLTGTEGVAQGDTVSGVVVTFSDGSKMGLRHIANLWRGTEIGGSIADLGGKTITNIRYIKQDAVYDYPVNIEISDADA, from the coding sequence ATGAAAAAAAGGAAGGTACTTGCCCTTTTGCTTGCAATAGCTATGGTGACAGCAATGCTTCCCGTGGCCGCTATGGCGGCGTCGGATATAGACGGTCACTGGGCCCAGCAAGCGATGCAGTCGTTTATTGACGACGGCTACCTAAAAGGGTATGAAGAAGGCACGTACGGACCCGATGTTTCCATAAGCCGTGCTGAATATGCCGCGCTTATCAACAGAGTAACGGGCCTTAGCGATGCGTCGGCGTCTTTGGACGCATATACCGACGTAAGCCCCGAGCAGTGGTTCTATACGGACATTAAAACGGCGCTTACCGCAGGTTATATGAACGGCACATCACCGACGACCATGTCTCCGATGAATACGATAACGCGCGAACAGGCGGTTACTATGGTGGCAAGAGTTTTAAATCTGCCCGAGGCCGACGAAAGCATTCTTGACAGCTTTGCGGACAGCGATAAAATCAGCCAATACGCGAAGGGTGCGTTTGCCGCCATGGTACAGGCAGGTTATCTGCAGGGCAACGAGGCGGGCGAAATAATGCCTCAGCGCGCACTCAGCCGAGCAGAGGGCGTTACCCTTCTGTATCGCACAGAAGGCGCGCTTAAAGACGCTTTGAACAACACCCTTGAAAGCGAAAATAATGAGAATAATGATGACACACAGACGACTAAAACCGATGCAAATACCTCCGGCGGATCGTCATCCGGCGGCAGCTCAGGCGGCGGCGGAGGCGGCAGCTCACGCATTACAAGCGGCTACGTTCTTATGAACATACCGTATGATGAGTTCTATAAGGCGGAGCTTGGCGAGAACGATCCGACGGTAGACGCCGTAACGAGCGCAACGCGCAACAAGCCCCGTACAGGAACGCTTGCGGGCGGCTCGTATCATGTAAATTCGGACGGAAGCGACATAACGGGCATAATTTATCCCGTATATGTTAGAGATATGTCGAGGCTGTCCGGTTATACCAAAATAACGGACGAGTCTAGCGTAGATATAACGGTAACGAACCGCGGGCAGACGACGACCACGACGTACAGCGGCAAGGATGCATTGTTTGAAAGCGCAAGCTATTCTTACTATGTGATGACTGGGGTGCCTGCAAGATATAAGATATGGAATGAAGATGGTACATTCTCCGCAGTTATGGGCAAAGCATCGAGCGTAGAGGGCGTAGAAGCAGAGGTGACTGTTGGCGCGCGTCATGCCGATATAGAGATCTCGCTTACGGGCACCGAGGGCGTTGCACAGGGCGATACTGTAAGCGGTGTAGTAGTTACGTTTTCCGACGGGAGCAAGATGGGACTTCGCCACATTGCGAACCTTTGGAGAGGGACTGAGATAGGCGGCTCCATTGCAGACCTCGGCGGAAAGACGATAACTAATATACGCTACATAAAGCAAGACGCCGTATATGATTATCCCGTGAATATTGAGATAAGCGACGCGGACGCATGA
- a CDS encoding S8 family serine peptidase produces the protein MADTQDTAILQESSDKLSFVADNIYKTDDPDYAALLLRCGQAIYVEPDYTATLCDLEDEAEICDGWPYEAMNVAYADSVGLDGSGVCIGVIDSGVDLLNPDLKNANICAGYDYVENTTQMKDDVYHGTKVMQMICGDKNELGVTGMARGAKIVPLRCFSATKNPNVSNLVKIIDDAVNVYGCDVINMSWSVDVKSAALYNAIERAYSAGVVLVAASGNVSSGAPQGTVLYPAAYEHVLGVSSVNKALSYVSSAQHTVAVDVCAPGAYITFTGADEESITSTGTSFAAPCVTAAAAVILQLAPDMDNADMLWLFKERAIDLGDEGYDNYYGCGFISFDKLIDTHWEKAVPLGDDSFMISSWIISPGGGYIMYASYNDDGKMTGLSVYEEKGDFGYKKKIVTNDVENEKTTLFYLDKNYAPISQSVEAVVE, from the coding sequence ATGGCAGACACGCAAGATACGGCGATTTTGCAGGAAAGCTCTGATAAGCTAAGTTTCGTTGCCGATAATATATATAAAACGGACGATCCTGACTATGCGGCGCTTTTGCTTAGGTGCGGACAGGCTATATATGTTGAACCTGATTATACGGCGACGCTGTGCGATTTGGAAGACGAAGCCGAGATCTGTGACGGCTGGCCGTATGAGGCGATGAACGTAGCGTATGCCGACAGCGTTGGACTTGACGGTTCTGGCGTGTGCATAGGCGTGATAGACAGCGGCGTAGACTTGTTAAATCCCGATCTTAAAAACGCCAATATCTGCGCAGGATACGATTACGTTGAAAATACGACGCAAATGAAAGACGATGTGTATCATGGCACGAAGGTAATGCAAATGATATGCGGCGATAAAAATGAGCTTGGAGTCACAGGCATGGCAAGAGGTGCTAAAATAGTGCCGCTCAGGTGCTTTTCCGCAACAAAAAATCCAAACGTGTCGAATCTTGTGAAAATAATAGACGATGCGGTAAATGTATACGGATGCGACGTTATAAATATGAGCTGGAGCGTTGATGTAAAATCCGCGGCACTTTACAATGCGATAGAGAGGGCCTACTCGGCCGGAGTGGTTTTGGTGGCCGCGTCAGGCAACGTGAGCTCGGGCGCACCTCAGGGCACTGTATTGTATCCGGCAGCGTATGAGCATGTACTGGGCGTTTCTTCCGTAAATAAGGCGTTATCGTACGTTTCGAGCGCTCAGCATACTGTGGCTGTGGACGTGTGCGCGCCGGGCGCTTATATTACGTTTACGGGAGCCGACGAAGAGAGCATAACGAGCACGGGAACGTCGTTTGCGGCGCCGTGCGTGACGGCTGCCGCCGCCGTTATATTGCAGCTTGCGCCTGATATGGATAACGCCGATATGCTATGGCTTTTTAAGGAAAGAGCAATAGACCTGGGCGACGAAGGATATGACAATTATTACGGCTGCGGATTTATTAGTTTTGACAAGCTTATTGATACGCATTGGGAAAAAGCAGTGCCCTTGGGCGACGACTCTTTTATGATATCGTCTTGGATAATAAGCCCCGGCGGAGGGTATATCATGTATGCTTCATATAACGATGACGGGAAGATGACGGGCTTGTCGGTCTATGAGGAAAAGGGAGATTTCGGCTATAAAAAGAAAATCGTCACAAATGATGTAGAGAATGAAAAAACCACGCTCTTTTATCTTGACAAAAACTACGCGCCTATTTCACAGAGCGTTGAAGCTGTTGTCGAATAG